A stretch of Mycobacterium sp. ITM-2016-00316 DNA encodes these proteins:
- a CDS encoding NRAMP family divalent metal transporter, with protein sequence MKKLFAVALGVLTAIGGFLDIGDMVTNAVVGSRFGLALAWVVPVGVIGICLYAQMAGRVAAVSGHATFEIIRERLGPRVAAANLGASFFINLMTVTAEIGGVALALQLATDVGPLLWIPVAAAAIWMVIWRVKFTVMENVTGMLGLGLIVFAVCVFLLQPNWADLSDQALTPAIPDTESAATYWYFAIALFGAAMTPYEVFFFSSGAIEERWTVKDLGKSRINVLVGFPLGGLLSIAIAACAAIVLMPAQITVTSLSQITMPVVEAGGKLALAFVIVGIVAATFGAALETTLSSGYTLAQYFGWAWGKFRRPAEAARFHTVMLVALCVCSAVLFTGIDPILVTEYSVVFSAIALPLTYLPILIVANDAGYMGEHVNGRITNALASVYLVIILAASLAAIPLMIVTGAGQ encoded by the coding sequence ATGAAGAAGCTGTTCGCCGTCGCCCTGGGGGTGCTCACCGCAATCGGTGGGTTCCTCGACATCGGCGACATGGTGACCAACGCCGTGGTGGGGTCGCGCTTCGGGCTCGCGCTGGCCTGGGTGGTTCCGGTGGGCGTCATCGGCATCTGTCTCTACGCCCAGATGGCCGGTCGCGTCGCGGCTGTCAGCGGGCACGCGACCTTCGAGATCATCCGCGAACGCCTCGGCCCGCGGGTGGCCGCCGCCAACCTCGGCGCATCCTTCTTCATCAACCTGATGACCGTCACCGCCGAAATCGGCGGTGTCGCATTGGCGTTGCAGTTGGCGACCGACGTCGGTCCGCTGCTGTGGATTCCGGTCGCCGCCGCCGCCATCTGGATGGTGATCTGGCGGGTGAAGTTCACGGTGATGGAGAACGTCACCGGGATGCTCGGCCTCGGCTTGATCGTCTTCGCCGTCTGCGTGTTCTTGTTGCAACCCAACTGGGCCGATCTCTCCGACCAGGCGTTGACGCCGGCCATCCCCGACACCGAGTCGGCAGCGACGTACTGGTACTTCGCGATCGCGCTGTTCGGTGCGGCGATGACACCGTATGAGGTGTTCTTCTTCTCCTCCGGCGCCATCGAGGAGCGCTGGACGGTCAAGGATCTCGGCAAATCCCGAATCAATGTCCTGGTGGGTTTCCCCTTGGGTGGTCTGCTGTCCATCGCGATCGCGGCGTGCGCGGCGATAGTGCTGATGCCGGCTCAGATCACCGTGACGTCACTGTCGCAGATCACCATGCCGGTGGTGGAGGCCGGAGGCAAACTCGCGCTCGCGTTCGTCATCGTCGGCATCGTCGCAGCAACCTTCGGAGCCGCGCTGGAAACCACGCTGTCCTCGGGGTACACCCTGGCGCAGTACTTCGGCTGGGCGTGGGGCAAGTTCCGTCGGCCCGCCGAGGCCGCGCGGTTCCACACCGTGATGCTCGTCGCGCTCTGTGTCTGCAGCGCTGTGCTTTTCACCGGTATCGACCCCATCCTGGTCACCGAGTATTCCGTGGTGTTCTCGGCGATTGCGCTGCCGCTGACCTACCTCCCCATCCTGATCGTCGCCAATGATGCCGGCTACATGGGCGAGCATGTCAACGGCCGCATCACCAATGCGCTGGCCTCGGTCTATCTCGTCATCATCCTGGCGGCCTCGCTGGCCGCCATTCCTCTCATGATCGTCACGGGCGCCGGCCAATGA
- a CDS encoding PRC-barrel domain-containing protein: MTHADNAVNGHDLPDAPQPADTQLIDARLHLLDRQLIDADGEPVGIVDDLELEDGHLYDGTPPTVTAILSGRVLFTRIFGGRQPRAQLLNLPWELVDRIGTSVHLRPGADTRGGLWVEHWLRDQIIGRIPGGKNAVE, translated from the coding sequence ATGACCCACGCCGACAATGCCGTGAACGGGCACGACCTACCCGACGCCCCGCAGCCCGCGGACACCCAGCTGATCGATGCCCGATTGCACCTGCTGGACCGGCAACTCATCGACGCCGACGGCGAACCGGTCGGGATCGTCGACGACCTCGAGCTCGAGGATGGGCACCTCTATGACGGGACACCGCCGACCGTCACGGCCATCCTCTCCGGGCGGGTGCTGTTCACCCGCATCTTCGGCGGGCGGCAGCCGCGAGCGCAATTGCTGAACCTGCCTTGGGAGTTGGTGGACCGGATCGGCACGTCGGTGCACCTGCGGCCCGGCGCGGACACCCGCGGCGGCCTGTGGGTCGAACACTGGCTCCGCGACCAGATCATCGGCCGCATCCCGGGAGGCAAGAATGCAGTTGAGTGA
- a CDS encoding PRC-barrel domain-containing protein gives MQLSELLGLSVHDAAGRRLGTVTDVRLALSTDPDGHPGPPSVFGLVVSPRTGSSYLGYERSQVRSPAPLAALLRWRHRGTFVTLWTDVHAVGTDRITVREDYQRYSALLRTR, from the coding sequence ATGCAGTTGAGTGAACTGCTCGGGCTGAGTGTCCACGATGCGGCCGGTCGCCGGTTGGGCACTGTCACCGATGTGCGCCTGGCACTGTCCACCGACCCGGACGGCCACCCCGGTCCTCCCTCGGTGTTCGGGCTCGTGGTGAGCCCGAGGACCGGCTCGTCATACCTCGGGTATGAGCGTTCCCAGGTCCGCAGCCCGGCCCCGCTGGCGGCGCTACTGCGCTGGCGGCACCGGGGCACCTTCGTGACCTTGTGGACCGACGTGCACGCCGTAGGCACCGACCGCATCACGGTGCGCGAAGACTATCAACGCTATTCGGCCCTGCTGCGCACGCGGTGA
- a CDS encoding catalase, which produces MPPARKSDQSTAKAVGPTGSAAQPDPDYRAQSGEYLTTAQGLRLPDTDHSLKAGSRGPTLLEDFHLREKITHFDHERIPERVVHARGAAAHGVFESYGTASSVTRAGFLGKRGTKTEVFTRFSTVLGSRGSADTVRDTRGFAVKFYTAEGVFDLVGNNMPVFFIQDGIKFPDIIHAGKPHPDREIPQAQSAHDTFWDFVSLHTEATHHVFWNMSDRGIPRSYRTMEGFGVHTFRLVNADGKTSLAKFHWKPAAGVHSLVWEEAQIAAGVDPDFHRRDMADGIEAGAFLEYELGIQVMPDDGTDSFEGIDLLDPTKLVPEELVPVQVIGKLTLNRNPTNYFAETEQVAFHTGNLVPGIEVTNDPLMQARLFSYLDTQLTRLGGPNFTQLPINRPHCPVNDMLRDGMHQTAVHTGLAPYHPNSIDNDEPKPADVEDGGYVHTPRVIEGTAVRAQPVSFDDHFSQPAMFYRSLSPIEQAHVVEAFTFELGKVYEQSIKERQLQVLANVDADLCQQVAAGLGLPAPAGEPVQDVPLSPALSQIVSDPGPIDGRKIGIIADSGSDLAGVAALVKAMSGLGATALVVAPVGGELKARRRTVVVDRTFATARSIEFDAVVVADGTTAGADIKLVVLLQEAFRHCKALGAWGDGAAVLKTARIPAKGPGVEVAKAADKAFVAALANALGVHRAWERAPKVMASAVPPVS; this is translated from the coding sequence ATGCCCCCAGCACGCAAATCCGATCAATCCACCGCGAAAGCCGTCGGCCCGACCGGCAGCGCCGCGCAGCCGGATCCCGACTACCGCGCCCAGTCCGGTGAGTATCTGACCACCGCACAGGGGCTGCGGTTGCCCGACACCGACCATTCGCTGAAAGCAGGATCGCGCGGACCGACGCTGCTCGAAGACTTCCATCTGCGGGAGAAGATCACCCACTTCGACCACGAACGCATCCCCGAGCGCGTCGTGCATGCGCGAGGCGCGGCCGCCCACGGTGTATTCGAGTCCTACGGCACCGCGTCCTCGGTGACCAGGGCCGGCTTCCTGGGTAAGCGCGGCACCAAAACTGAAGTCTTCACCCGCTTCTCGACGGTTCTCGGCTCGCGGGGCTCGGCGGACACGGTGCGCGACACGCGTGGATTTGCCGTGAAGTTCTACACCGCCGAGGGTGTCTTCGACCTGGTCGGCAACAACATGCCGGTGTTCTTCATCCAGGACGGCATCAAGTTCCCGGACATCATCCATGCCGGAAAGCCGCATCCGGACCGCGAGATCCCGCAGGCCCAGTCGGCGCACGACACGTTCTGGGACTTTGTCTCGCTGCACACCGAGGCGACTCATCACGTCTTCTGGAATATGAGCGACCGCGGCATACCGCGCTCCTACCGGACGATGGAAGGGTTTGGCGTGCACACCTTCCGGCTGGTCAACGCGGACGGTAAGACCAGCTTGGCGAAATTCCATTGGAAGCCCGCCGCGGGTGTGCACTCGCTGGTCTGGGAGGAAGCCCAGATTGCGGCCGGGGTGGACCCGGACTTCCACCGTCGCGACATGGCCGACGGCATCGAGGCAGGCGCGTTTCTCGAATACGAACTCGGCATCCAGGTCATGCCGGACGACGGGACCGACAGTTTCGAGGGGATCGACCTGCTCGACCCGACCAAACTGGTGCCCGAGGAACTGGTTCCGGTGCAGGTCATCGGCAAGCTGACCTTGAACCGCAACCCCACCAACTACTTTGCCGAAACCGAGCAGGTCGCCTTTCATACCGGCAACCTGGTGCCCGGCATCGAGGTCACCAACGACCCGCTCATGCAGGCCCGGCTGTTCTCCTACCTGGACACCCAGTTGACCCGACTGGGCGGGCCGAATTTCACCCAGTTGCCGATCAACCGCCCGCATTGCCCGGTCAACGACATGTTGCGCGACGGCATGCATCAGACAGCGGTCCACACCGGCCTGGCCCCGTATCACCCGAACAGCATCGACAACGACGAACCGAAACCCGCCGATGTCGAGGACGGCGGCTACGTCCACACACCACGTGTCATCGAGGGCACAGCCGTCCGCGCCCAGCCTGTTTCGTTCGACGATCACTTCTCGCAGCCGGCCATGTTCTACCGCAGCCTCAGCCCGATCGAGCAGGCGCATGTGGTCGAGGCCTTCACGTTCGAGTTGGGGAAGGTCTACGAGCAGTCCATCAAGGAGCGTCAGCTCCAGGTGCTGGCCAATGTCGACGCCGACCTGTGCCAGCAGGTGGCGGCCGGGCTCGGGCTGCCCGCCCCGGCCGGCGAGCCCGTGCAGGACGTACCGCTGTCACCGGCCCTGTCGCAGATCGTGTCCGACCCGGGACCCATCGATGGCCGCAAGATCGGCATCATCGCCGATTCCGGGTCCGACCTCGCCGGGGTTGCGGCGCTGGTGAAGGCGATGTCCGGGTTGGGCGCCACGGCGCTCGTGGTGGCTCCGGTCGGCGGAGAACTCAAGGCACGCCGGCGCACAGTCGTCGTCGACCGCACCTTCGCCACGGCGCGCTCCATCGAATTCGACGCGGTGGTGGTGGCGGACGGCACGACTGCCGGTGCCGACATCAAGCTGGTGGTGTTGCTGCAAGAAGCATTCCGGCACTGCAAGGCACTCGGCGCGTGGGGCGACGGTGCGGCGGTCCTGAAGACCGCCCGGATCCCGGCGAAGGGCCCCGGCGTGGAAGTCGCGAAGGCCGCCGACAAGGCGTTCGTCGCCGCACTGGCCAATGCGCTGGGCGTGCATCGCGCTTGGGAGCGGGCACCGAAGGTGATGGCCTCCGCGGTGCCGCCGGTGAGCTGA
- a CDS encoding phosphodiesterase: MKASDLLAWPMKLGAEVRHRRVFHPVGVLASGRIVRTAPAGPGLPIESSEVLGRVSKAIGIPGDLPDLIGLAWRMPTHALTATPWDVLMASTGTGILARFGLQPTRSWTDTTLSTLMPLRYHDGWWWLKAELQTKMPDGLSLELIEDEIDNSEVIFDIQQAHGTGPFEPLATLTLSATIPTDDDHDVSFDPTRNTIPGVELGPQWLTTLREQAYRRSREGRDAPDEAALV, translated from the coding sequence ATGAAGGCATCGGACCTGCTCGCGTGGCCCATGAAGCTCGGCGCGGAGGTTCGACACCGCCGTGTCTTCCATCCTGTCGGTGTCCTCGCCTCGGGGCGTATCGTGCGCACGGCCCCGGCCGGCCCTGGCCTGCCGATCGAGTCCAGTGAGGTGCTCGGCAGGGTTTCGAAGGCCATCGGCATCCCGGGCGATCTGCCCGACCTCATCGGCCTCGCATGGCGCATGCCGACACACGCCCTCACCGCGACACCGTGGGATGTGCTGATGGCGTCGACCGGCACCGGAATCCTGGCGCGCTTCGGTCTGCAACCGACACGGTCGTGGACGGACACCACCCTGTCCACCCTGATGCCGCTGCGTTACCACGACGGCTGGTGGTGGTTGAAGGCAGAACTGCAGACCAAGATGCCCGACGGACTTTCGCTCGAGCTCATCGAAGACGAAATCGACAACAGTGAAGTCATTTTCGATATCCAGCAGGCGCACGGGACCGGCCCCTTCGAACCCCTCGCCACACTGACCCTGTCCGCGACGATCCCCACCGACGACGATCACGACGTGTCCTTCGATCCCACCCGCAACACCATTCCGGGTGTCGAACTCGGTCCCCAATGGCTCACCACGCTGCGCGAGCAGGCCTATCGGCGCAGCCGCGAAGGCCGGGATGCGCCCGATGAAGCCGCGCTGGTCTGA
- a CDS encoding cytochrome P450, translating into MEQFQPHAVLISCGPLRAPRRALNEAALDTGQELHHLAASFAGAVAEEAATLASDSVRRGRLTSADFTTSWWKLVRRIVLGRQARDDDQITDDLWRLRRAANWSFAAPRQARRRARFEEQIYRYAETADPESLLGALTAIPVTGDLDPIGQLPHWLFAFDAAGMATIRAAALLATHPQQLSRCELTEPDQPRLRPYLRACVQESVRLWPTTPALLRETTADTTFDGTTFEAGASVLICVPAFHRDTEELPFADEFVPEIWIDGRAEGYPQLVPFSAGPAQCPGQNLVLFVTSSFIAQLFSSLHLELTSSAPLSPERPLPLTLNQFGLEFGAQPVTAASHSN; encoded by the coding sequence TTGGAGCAGTTCCAGCCGCACGCCGTCCTCATCAGTTGCGGACCGCTGCGTGCGCCCCGCCGGGCCCTCAACGAGGCGGCGCTGGACACCGGCCAGGAGCTGCACCACCTCGCCGCGTCGTTCGCGGGTGCGGTCGCCGAAGAGGCCGCGACCCTCGCCTCGGACTCAGTGCGCCGCGGCAGGCTCACCTCCGCAGATTTCACCACGTCATGGTGGAAGCTCGTGCGCCGCATCGTCCTCGGCCGGCAGGCACGTGACGACGACCAGATCACCGATGACCTGTGGCGGTTGCGACGCGCCGCGAATTGGTCATTCGCGGCACCTCGGCAAGCACGGCGGCGCGCCCGGTTCGAGGAGCAGATCTACCGGTACGCCGAGACGGCCGATCCAGAGAGCCTTCTCGGTGCGTTGACGGCGATACCGGTGACCGGCGACCTCGACCCCATCGGTCAGCTACCCCACTGGCTGTTCGCCTTCGACGCCGCAGGAATGGCCACCATTCGAGCGGCGGCGCTGCTGGCCACCCACCCCCAACAGCTATCCCGCTGCGAACTGACCGAACCCGATCAGCCACGGTTGCGGCCGTACTTGCGGGCCTGCGTGCAGGAATCCGTGCGGCTGTGGCCGACCACGCCGGCCCTGCTGCGGGAGACCACCGCCGACACCACCTTCGACGGGACCACATTCGAAGCGGGCGCCAGCGTGCTGATCTGCGTCCCGGCTTTTCACCGTGACACCGAAGAACTGCCGTTCGCCGATGAGTTCGTCCCCGAGATCTGGATCGACGGCCGTGCCGAGGGCTACCCGCAGCTGGTGCCGTTCAGTGCCGGGCCGGCGCAATGCCCGGGGCAGAATCTCGTGCTGTTCGTGACGAGTAGCTTCATCGCGCAACTGTTCTCCTCGCTGCACCTGGAGCTGACATCCTCGGCGCCGCTGTCGCCCGAGCGGCCACTACCGCTGACACTCAACCAGTTCGGCCTCGAATTCGGCGCCCAGCCGGTCACTGCCGCAAGTCACAGCAATTAG
- a CDS encoding M42 family metallopeptidase: MNRELLQELLTAYGPVGQEDAAREVCRRELGPMVDDMWVDPAGNLVGVLRGGESSPIRVMAHLDELSMIVKRVEPDGSLHVTQLGTMYPGNFGLGPVSILGDCETLCGVLTLGSEHTTKESRRIWETKPDKGDQAMDWLHVYVFTGHTLDELTAAGVHPGTRVCVHHSKRNLVEFGEYIGGYFMDDRAPAAALLHAVHWLAEADRSLAGDLYVVFTCNEEIGGIGGSYASRTLPGDLTIALEVGPAEDEYGTTCSGGPIVAYSDAECVYDKTVADALMTVAAERGWTPQAAVLGAFESDSSHAKAGGLSARAGLLCIPTLSTHGYEVITRDGIDAMADVLVGFLERWPG, encoded by the coding sequence ATGAATCGTGAACTGCTGCAGGAGTTGCTTACCGCGTACGGCCCCGTCGGTCAGGAAGACGCTGCACGAGAGGTATGTCGCCGGGAACTCGGGCCTATGGTCGACGATATGTGGGTGGACCCCGCGGGGAACCTGGTCGGGGTGCTGCGCGGAGGCGAGTCGTCACCGATCCGGGTGATGGCGCACCTCGACGAGCTGTCGATGATCGTCAAACGCGTTGAGCCCGATGGCTCGCTGCACGTCACCCAACTCGGGACGATGTATCCGGGGAACTTCGGGCTGGGCCCGGTGTCCATCCTGGGGGATTGCGAAACGCTATGTGGAGTGCTGACTTTGGGTTCGGAACACACCACCAAAGAGAGCCGACGCATCTGGGAGACGAAACCCGATAAGGGCGATCAGGCGATGGACTGGCTGCATGTGTATGTGTTCACCGGTCACACACTCGACGAGTTGACCGCGGCCGGGGTGCACCCCGGCACCCGGGTCTGCGTGCACCACAGCAAGCGCAACCTCGTCGAGTTCGGCGAGTACATCGGCGGCTACTTCATGGACGACCGGGCTCCAGCGGCGGCGTTGCTGCACGCGGTGCATTGGTTGGCCGAAGCAGACCGAAGTCTGGCCGGCGATCTGTATGTGGTGTTCACCTGCAATGAGGAGATCGGCGGGATCGGCGGATCATATGCGAGCCGGACTCTGCCCGGTGATCTCACGATCGCCCTCGAAGTCGGCCCGGCCGAAGACGAGTATGGGACCACCTGCTCCGGCGGGCCGATCGTCGCTTACAGTGACGCCGAGTGCGTGTACGACAAGACGGTCGCCGATGCGCTGATGACGGTCGCCGCCGAGCGTGGATGGACGCCGCAGGCGGCCGTGCTGGGCGCTTTCGAATCCGATTCCTCGCACGCGAAGGCCGGCGGGTTGTCGGCCCGTGCCGGTCTGCTGTGTATTCCGACGCTGAGCACCCACGGCTACGAGGTCATCACCCGCGACGGGATCGACGCGATGGCAGATGTCCTCGTCGGTTTTCTCGAGCGCTGGCCCGGCTAA
- a CDS encoding FAD-dependent oxidoreductase, which yields MPSLWLDGRNEQSRGTPGVPEELTYDVVVVGAGLTGLTTAVLLARAGKRVIVVEARHAGAGTTGNTTGKVSLLQGSKLSRIAAKHGSDLLRAYVAGNAEGRDWLLRYCESHGLSVQFEDAYSYAQAAGGLEDARAELAAGRQAGLDVRWEADADVPFPYCGGVRLPDQAQIDPVPLLGSLVTELELHGGVLQSGARVESVSGHGPLRIHVRVNAGGATQKVVIRASQCVLATGVPILDRGAFFARLTPKRSYCLAFDVPGDITRPMFLAIDDPTRSVRYAPHGSGEKLIVGGAGHTVGRAPSAAQSVEELAQWAVLHYPGAVQTHFWSAQDYSPIDELPYVGPILPGSDSIFVATGFDKWGMTNGVAAALALSGRILGGRMEWATAFASWSRHELSGLTTAMTINAEVGVNMAKGWLTPSTVRDAHPGEGDGVVAGPPWHLRAVSRPDGSEEESVSPVCPHLGGIVSWNDADHAWECPLHGSRFAADGELLEGPATRGLSR from the coding sequence ATGCCCTCACTCTGGCTCGATGGACGCAACGAACAGTCCCGCGGTACACCCGGTGTCCCCGAGGAACTCACCTATGACGTAGTGGTCGTCGGGGCCGGCCTGACCGGTCTGACGACGGCGGTGTTGCTGGCCCGTGCAGGTAAACGCGTCATCGTCGTGGAGGCGCGTCACGCGGGCGCAGGAACAACGGGCAACACCACCGGCAAGGTCAGCCTCCTGCAGGGCAGCAAGTTGTCCCGGATCGCCGCAAAACACGGGAGCGACCTGCTGCGAGCCTATGTCGCGGGCAATGCCGAGGGGCGTGACTGGCTGCTTCGTTATTGCGAGAGTCACGGCCTGTCGGTCCAGTTCGAGGACGCGTACAGCTATGCACAGGCTGCTGGAGGCCTCGAGGACGCCCGGGCCGAACTGGCCGCCGGCAGGCAGGCCGGGCTCGACGTGCGATGGGAAGCCGACGCCGACGTCCCGTTCCCCTACTGCGGCGGGGTCCGGCTGCCGGATCAGGCGCAGATCGACCCGGTGCCGCTGCTGGGCAGCCTGGTTACCGAGCTCGAGTTACATGGCGGCGTACTGCAATCCGGTGCCCGTGTGGAGTCGGTGTCGGGTCACGGGCCGCTGCGGATACACGTACGCGTCAACGCTGGCGGGGCCACCCAAAAGGTGGTCATCCGCGCGAGCCAGTGCGTGTTGGCGACGGGTGTCCCGATCCTTGATCGGGGCGCGTTCTTCGCGCGTCTCACCCCGAAACGCTCGTACTGCCTGGCCTTTGACGTTCCCGGCGATATCACCCGCCCGATGTTTCTCGCCATCGATGACCCGACCCGTTCGGTGCGCTACGCGCCCCATGGGAGCGGGGAGAAACTCATCGTCGGGGGCGCCGGTCATACCGTCGGGCGCGCTCCATCGGCCGCTCAGTCGGTGGAGGAGTTGGCGCAGTGGGCCGTCCTGCACTACCCCGGCGCCGTACAGACCCACTTCTGGTCGGCCCAGGACTACTCGCCGATCGACGAGCTGCCCTATGTCGGTCCCATCCTGCCCGGATCCGATTCCATCTTCGTCGCAACGGGATTCGACAAGTGGGGAATGACCAATGGCGTGGCCGCCGCGCTCGCGCTCTCGGGACGGATCCTCGGCGGGCGAATGGAGTGGGCTACCGCGTTCGCCAGCTGGAGTCGCCACGAGTTGAGTGGACTGACAACCGCCATGACGATCAATGCCGAGGTCGGCGTCAACATGGCCAAAGGCTGGCTGACACCGAGCACCGTCCGTGACGCTCATCCCGGCGAGGGTGACGGCGTGGTGGCCGGCCCGCCCTGGCACCTGCGGGCGGTCAGCAGACCGGACGGATCCGAGGAGGAGTCGGTGTCACCGGTCTGTCCGCACCTCGGGGGGATCGTGTCATGGAACGACGCCGACCACGCATGGGAATGCCCCCTGCACGGGTCGCGCTTCGCGGCGGATGGCGAACTTCTCGAAGGCCCGGCCACCCGCGGCCTTTCCCGGTAG
- a CDS encoding SDR family oxidoreductase, with protein sequence MGFPEQQQVPPGIQSEMSPVPDCGEDSYRGSRRLTGKRTLITGGDSGIGRAAAIAFAREGADVAIAYLNEHDDAKQVHQHIENAGQRAISIAGDLSDPGHCRAVIDTVVQEWGGLDVLVINAAYQMTHDNLQEISDEEWDYTFKLNIGAFFYLAKAAAPHMPAGSSIIASSSVNSDSPNPTLAPYAATKAAIANFSASLAQLLGPDGIRVNSVAPGPIWTPLIPATMPPEKVAKFGENTPLGRAGQPVELAPVYVLLASDEGSYISGARVAVTGGRPIL encoded by the coding sequence ATGGGATTCCCTGAACAGCAACAGGTTCCGCCCGGCATTCAGTCAGAAATGTCGCCCGTGCCGGATTGCGGCGAGGACAGCTACCGAGGCTCGCGGAGGCTGACCGGCAAACGCACGCTGATCACCGGCGGCGACAGCGGCATCGGCCGCGCTGCGGCGATCGCCTTTGCGCGCGAGGGTGCCGACGTCGCCATCGCGTACCTCAACGAACACGACGATGCCAAACAGGTGCATCAGCACATCGAGAATGCCGGCCAACGCGCCATTTCGATTGCCGGCGATCTGTCCGACCCTGGGCATTGCCGTGCGGTGATCGACACCGTCGTTCAGGAATGGGGCGGACTCGATGTGCTGGTGATCAATGCGGCATATCAGATGACGCACGACAACCTTCAGGAGATCAGCGACGAAGAGTGGGACTACACGTTCAAGCTCAACATCGGCGCCTTCTTCTACCTCGCCAAGGCCGCCGCCCCGCACATGCCGGCGGGCTCCTCGATCATCGCGAGTTCCTCGGTGAACTCCGATTCGCCCAATCCGACGCTGGCGCCCTACGCCGCGACAAAGGCGGCGATCGCCAATTTCAGCGCCAGCTTGGCGCAACTACTCGGGCCGGATGGAATCCGCGTCAACAGCGTCGCGCCCGGCCCGATCTGGACGCCGCTGATTCCGGCGACCATGCCGCCCGAGAAGGTGGCGAAGTTCGGCGAGAACACTCCGCTGGGGCGCGCCGGGCAACCTGTCGAACTGGCTCCGGTGTACGTGCTGCTGGCCTCCGACGAGGGTAGCTACATCTCGGGGGCACGGGTGGCGGTCACCGGCGGTCGCCCCATCCTCTGA
- a CDS encoding GAF and ANTAR domain-containing protein translates to MSTFEDARVADDIRSAMADLAASFAGHTELEPVLDAVACHAVRLIPEVDFADILLIDGDGHRSLAPTSPITVKLDTIQVELGQGPCLEAITNEPLVHSADFGNESRWPEFSLAAMDHGIRSMMSFHLYTHPDKTRGAITGRGALNLFSRNVGPFSPADQAVGAMLATHAATALIAANRQVQFESALHSRDVLGQAKGILMERFKIDAVRAFDLMVKLSQDTNTPVRIIAQRIVDNP, encoded by the coding sequence ATGAGCACATTTGAGGACGCGCGGGTAGCCGACGATATCCGGTCGGCGATGGCGGACCTGGCTGCCAGTTTCGCCGGCCACACCGAGCTGGAACCCGTTCTGGATGCCGTGGCCTGCCACGCCGTGCGGTTGATCCCCGAGGTCGACTTCGCCGACATCCTGCTCATCGACGGGGACGGTCATCGTTCGTTGGCGCCGACATCGCCGATCACCGTGAAGCTCGACACGATCCAGGTCGAACTGGGACAGGGGCCCTGCCTGGAAGCCATCACCAACGAGCCGCTGGTGCACAGCGCCGACTTCGGCAACGAGTCACGATGGCCCGAATTCAGCTTGGCCGCAATGGATCACGGCATACGAAGCATGATGTCATTTCACCTGTACACCCACCCGGACAAAACTCGCGGCGCGATCACCGGCCGGGGAGCGCTGAATCTCTTCAGCCGCAACGTCGGGCCCTTCAGCCCGGCCGATCAGGCCGTCGGGGCGATGTTGGCCACTCACGCCGCGACCGCGCTGATCGCCGCGAACCGCCAGGTGCAGTTCGAATCCGCACTGCACAGCCGCGATGTGCTCGGCCAAGCCAAGGGCATCTTGATGGAACGCTTCAAGATCGACGCGGTGCGGGCCTTCGACCTGATGGTGAAGTTGTCCCAGGACACCAACACGCCGGTGCGCATCATCGCCCAGCGCATCGTCGATAATCCCTGA
- a CDS encoding GAF domain-containing protein yields MTAARNRLAITELTAMLTTDFDLPTVLSTIAFDACRGYMAFSAVVGLLDDGDGEGDAEISVVAEALREPTDTDLAFVATGPAYESARDGAVTMIPDLSQSRDTRWPDYRQEALRAGMRGMRAFPVTALGARMGALVVHTDDPWGTARPNDLGQTLANLAALALSIAPQPDIRRGTTEHLISSVLQGSATIASAIGIVAEALGGTIDEGRLTLNRLARAHGVTVGAHAAAIVAAYDRAPGADLAAHDLLTTPPQLRPPTSIAPRRS; encoded by the coding sequence ATGACTGCAGCGCGCAATCGGCTGGCGATCACCGAGTTGACCGCCATGTTGACGACCGATTTCGATCTGCCCACGGTGCTGAGCACCATCGCCTTCGACGCATGCCGCGGGTACATGGCATTCTCGGCGGTGGTGGGGCTGCTCGATGACGGCGACGGTGAGGGAGACGCGGAGATCAGCGTGGTCGCCGAGGCGCTGCGGGAACCCACGGACACCGATCTCGCTTTCGTGGCCACGGGCCCGGCCTACGAGAGCGCACGCGACGGCGCGGTGACGATGATTCCGGACCTGTCTCAATCGCGCGATACGCGTTGGCCGGATTATCGGCAGGAGGCGCTGCGGGCCGGTATGCGCGGGATGCGGGCCTTTCCGGTGACGGCGCTGGGTGCGCGCATGGGGGCGCTGGTGGTGCACACCGACGATCCCTGGGGTACCGCCCGCCCCAATGACCTGGGCCAGACGTTGGCCAACCTCGCGGCCCTCGCCTTGTCCATCGCCCCGCAGCCCGACATCCGCCGGGGCACCACCGAACACCTGATCTCGTCGGTGCTGCAGGGTAGTGCCACCATCGCTTCGGCGATCGGCATCGTCGCCGAGGCCCTCGGCGGCACCATCGACGAGGGGCGGCTGACACTCAATCGCCTGGCTCGCGCCCACGGTGTGACGGTCGGTGCGCACGCCGCCGCCATTGTTGCCGCCTACGACCGCGCCCCCGGGGCTGACTTGGCCGCACATGATCTGTTGACCACGCCACCGCAACTCCGTCCGCCGACCAGCATCGCACCCCGACGGTCCTGA